The Treponema phagedenis DNA segment GATTTGATAGCGTTTTGAAATTTCAGTAGCGAGCGTTCCTTTGCCTGCTCCCGGCGGGCCCAAAAAAATAAAGTTCATATTTTTCGTCTCCGGTTAAATTATTCTAACATTAAATATAATACTCCGAATATTTTTTTTATACAAGAAGCGAATGCTTTGAGATTTTTTTCTAATAACCGCTTGACATTTTTTTTTCAATCGTATATATTTCCTACCGTTATGCCGTTGTAGCTCAGTTGGCAGAGCAAAGGACTGAAAATCCTTGTGTCGACAGTTCGATTCTGTCCGACGGCAATCCATTAAATCATTTATATCGTTTGCTATAACGTTTTGTAATTAACTTCACATTAGAGAAAATATCAACAATAAAGCTTAGCGAATGAAACATTCCTATGCTAAATTGCCCTCCACTCCCTACCCCTATAACGAAGACAATTATGTTTTTTGGTCAACAGCGAGATCAAACAAACCACAACAAAAGCTGAGAAAACTCTTCTCGTGTACAGCAGGCAATCTGTCGATAAAAGGTCTGTAAAAACATTTTATCAAACAATGGAAAGTAAAACATACACTATCCGATATCATTTTTATCGTTCTCGTTGCAACAATCGCAAATGCCGATGAATGGACTTGAGTCTGTCGGTAAAAGTGAGGACATTTTTATAGTGCCTTGGCACACTTTTTATAAAATACTTGACTTTTTTCTGTTTCTTCGTTATCATACGTTCTGTTTTTTTAACGTTACCTGTTTAATTGCCTTCGGGTTTTTAACAGATTTTTGGAGGTTTCAATATGGCAGTGCCACGCGCTAAAACGTCAAAAGCTCGCACTCGCAGACGAAGAGGCATAAATATGCGACTGACTGCTCCCAACTTGGTGGAATGTGCAAATTGCGGTAATTTAATACAATCTCATAGGGTATGTCCAAAATGCGGTTTTTATAAGGGACGTCAAGTTGTAGATCCGGATACACTTAATTAAAAGAGGAGATAACAATGGACGAATTATTTATTAAAATACGAAAATTAATTGCTGAAAAGCTGGAAATTGACGAGGATAAAATTACGATGGACTCTTCTTTTCGCCAAGATCTCGGCGCGGATAGTCTGGATACCTATGAATTAGTGTACGCTATCGAAGAAGATATGAATATCAAGATCCCCGATGAAAAAGCAAATGAATTTGAAACAGTAAAAGACGCATACGAATTCATTAAATCACAAGTAAAATAACATATCGGTAAAATACTTTTGTTTTCCTGCAATAATTCACTTTCACCGCAGAGGAAAACTGTCCTTCTTAATTTTCAAAAAAAAGCAGGCTTTAAGTTTAAAAACTTAAAGCTGCTTAATCTTGCCTTTCATCATCGTTCGTTTTCCCACATACATGAAGCATCGTTTCAAAATAATGAGCGCCTTGAGTTTTTAGGTGACTCTGTTTTAGGTTTAGTTACTGCTTCCTGTTTATACAATCTTCTTTCGGATTGCTCAGAAGGAGAACTTGCAAAAACAAAGGCGGTGCTTGTTTCTGAAGAAACACTTTCCGATATTGCTCTAAGTTTAGATGTCGACAAATATATCATGCTTGGCAGAGGAGAAGAAATGTCGGGTGGACGTAGAAAAAAAGCAATTTTAGCCGATGCAATGGAAGCAATTATCGGAGCTCTGTATCTTGACTCAGGCTTTAAAGTTGCTGAAAAATTTGTCTTGCGAATAATCACCCCGAAAATACCCTTAGTCCGAAATGAAAATCTTCACATGGATTATAAGTCCGCATTACAAGAGTTGTCTCAAAAAAAATTTCAGATTTTGCCTCTCTATACGGTTGTGAAAGCGCAAGGACCCGACCACGACAGAACATTCTGGGTGGAAGTGCAAATCCATACTGAAAAATACGGACCGGCAACGGGAAAAAGCAAAAAAGAGGCCGCCCAGGCGGTGGCTGAGCTTGCTTGGAATGATCTTCATAAATCGGAAAAGTAAACTATCGAATTTTAAAAACGAGTTAACTATTGCTACAAATACTAGGGCACCTCTAAAAACCCCCTTTAAAAAAGATTAAAAAGATGATAAAATGAGGTATGAAACAAAAAGGATTATTTGATGAAGAAGATCGTTTAAGAGTATTAAGTAAGCTAGGAGATAGTCTTGAAAAATTAAACGAAAAAATAAATTGGGAAATATTCAAGCCCCTATTAAAAAAAGCATTAACTAAAGAGCCAAAAGGTTTAGGCGGAAGACCTGCATACGATTATGTAATGATGTTTAAAATAATAATTTTACAAAAATTATACAACATAAGTGATGACCAAACGGAATATCAAATAAACGATCGGCTATCCTTTATGAGATTTTTAGGATTGGAATTAAAAGATAAAGTACCCGATGCAAAAACAATATGGCTTTTTAAAGAAAAACTCATTGAAGCGAGAGTATCAAAAAAATTATTTGAAAAGTTTGGAAAAGAATTAGCTAAAAATAACTTAATAGGAAAAGAGGGAACGATAATAGATGCGACAATAGTAGAAGCACCGATACAGCATAACAGCAAAGATGAAAATGAACAAATCAAAAACGGAAAAATTCCTGAACAATGGCAAGAAAAACAAAATAAGGCAAAATTATCGCAAAAAGACTGTGATGCGAGGTGGACAAAGAAGCATAAACGTAATTATTACGGTTATAAAGATCATATAAAAATAGATAAAAAAAGTAAGCTTATATTGAAAGCAACGGTAACAGCAGCCAATGTTCATGATAGTAGAGAGTTAAAAAATTTAGTTGAAAGGAAAGATGAAAGATTATACGCAGATAGTGCCTATATAGGAGAAGAAATAGAGGGGATTTTAAAAGCGAAAGGGATAGAAGGACAAATTTGTGAAAGAGGAGCAAGAGGGAAACCTCTTACTAAAAAACAAAAAATCGGTAACAGAAAAAAATCAAAAATACGGGCAAGAGTTGAACATGTATTTGGCTTTATGACAAACTCAATGAAAGGTATCTATGTAAGAACGATAGGACTAGCTCGTGCAACATTTTCGATAATAATGATGAACTTAACATACAACTTATGCCGATATTGCTATCTAAAGAAGTAAAATGAGAGAGCATATAGGTAATAAAATGGAAAAGTAAGAGAACTAAGATAAAGAATCCAAGTTTTACACTAGACAATTTATAAAAAAGCTACTAAAATAATAAATAGGTACACTAAAAAATAGGTTTTTAGAGGTGCCCTAATAATTTTTAAACAAGGAGCAATTATGAAAAACTATCAAAAAACAAAGAAACTCTTTATTCTCTCTTGCATTATTGCATTTATCTTTGCCTTGCCTGCCGTATTTTCCGCAGGGCCAAAAGTTCCCTATACGCATGACGGATTTTATTCAACCGATAAAATACAAAAGGCGGTTCACTTTGTCTCTGTAGAAGATATTGAAAAAAGTCTTGAAGGCATGAAGCCTATCAATGTCAGTTTTGATATCGATGATACATTACTGCATTCAAGCGGATACTTTCGCTACGGACAGGATTATTTTCAGATTCCAAATGATCCAAGAGGAAAAATCAGCTATCTTTTTAATCAAAAATTTTGGGACTATGTAGCGGAGATGGGAGATGAACATTCAATTCCAAAGCAATCCGCCAAAGATCTTATTGACATGCATTTAAAACGAGGAGACAAGATATTTTTTATTACCGGCAGAACAAAACATTCGGCAGCAAAAAACTATACCTCAAATAAATTATCAAAAACACTCAAGCGTTTTTTTGATCTTCCTGAAGAAATATTTGTGGAATATACCGCAGGCACTCCGGTAAAAGGGTTTAATTATGATAAATCCTATTATATTAAGAAACACAAAGTTTCTATCCATTACGGAGACAGCGATGATGATATTTTAGCCGCCCGAGAGGTTGGAATACGCGCAATCCGTGTACAAAGAGCTTATAATTCTACAAACAGCCAAAAACTTAATGGCGGCTACGGTGAAGAAGTGCTTATAAACTCTGCATGGTAATTAACACAAACAAAAATAAAAACTGCTAAACGTTTTTTTGATAATTCAATACGGTTGTAATACTTTATATAAATCGTAAAAAATTTTATAAAAAAGAGTCCGACACGGCACAAGGGCGAAGTTTTGTCATTTTCCCTTTACTTCGCCTACGAGTTTTAAAGCTCCAATTTTACAGTTTCCTGTTGATGCTTTAAAACATCGTTTAAAATTTCGCAACGGTGTTATTTTGCTATCCGCATTAAAATAATACCGGTAATTCTGCATAATTATACACCATGTTTAATTAATAGAAAGCGCGTAAATAAAATAAGCTTATGAATAAAGTTATGGATTGAGAATTTTACGATTCTCAATCCGCTGTTTTACAACTGATAGGATTTTTCGATTCTGAATTGTCAAGTTAAGCTAGACACGGATACACAAAATCCATAAAAACTTCTATTGGTGTTTTGTATCCCAGGTATTTCCGTGGGATGTTGTTTCTGTAATTGGCTACCGAAATAATTTCCGATTCTTCAATTATATTGAAGTCGCTCTTCTTCGGCAGTCCGTCTCTTCTGAGTAACCCGTTTGAGTTTTCGTTCAATGCGCGTTGACTCGGGCAACCGGGGGCTTGCAAAAAAAATTGAGATGTCATGCCGGTTGCAGATGTTTTTCCAATTAGAGAACTCTTTGTCGCAATCAAAGGTTATCGACTTGAACAGGTTCCTCGGCAATTTTTTAAACCATTGATCAAGCCTTTGTTCAACCGCTGCTGCGGTTGTTCCTGCCGGTTTCAATGCGATAATCACTTTTGAAACACGCTCTGCAAGCGTAATGACCGCACTTTTGTGGTCTTTGCCGACAATAGTATCTCCTCCCAAATGTCCGCATTCGCTCTCATAATTGGAAAATTCACTTGCTCGGTCGCAAAGCGTGCGACGAAATGCCTGTTTTCCTCTCCACTCTTTATGTCCGTTCGGTTTTGTGCCTTTCATCGGTAACGCACTGATATCAAGCGTCGGGTCATCTCTGAAGCGGCGGTACATTGTGCGTGCCGACATTGAAAACTTGCGCTCGTTTCGTCCGATAATAACGTCAGGCGTCCATCCCTCTGCAATTTTTTTAAGTACATCCTCCCGCCAAAGCCAAAAAGGCAAGCAGAAAACACAAAAAGATTTTTGATTGGTTTTTCATACATAAAACTCCTGGTAGGGAATTTCTAAAAATATCAATTTTTAAAACCTTTCCCTTAGATTTTTCACAATACTTTTCTGTAAGTTATTTACGATTAAAACTTTCAGATAACAGTTCATGGTATTACTATCGTAACATATTGCATTAACTTTGATAAGAGTTTTATCAAAGATAGAGCGCGCTCCGCACCCACCGCATGAACCGCTATTGCTTCTCGATAAAGTGAATTTTTTAATGCGAGTCGTTTTTGATGCCCTTATCAAAATGAACTTACAAGTTTTAAAGCTTTGCAATCTATTTTTTTTTAACATTTTTCCGTGTTGTGTCAGATTTGCAGGCAGTTAAACAATCCCGAGCTCAAGCCTCATTGTTGTGTAATAACTCCGCAATTTCTTCTTTGGTAAGATTGCGGAATTCCCCCGGTTTTAGTCCGTTTAATTGAATGCCGCCTATTCTTACGCGGATAAGCCGCTTTATCGGAATTTTAAAAAAGTCAAAAACTTTTCGTATTTCTCTGTTTTTTCCTTCAATAAGAACAATGCTTGCCTTACGGGATGCCTGGCGTTTTGCGGAAACGCAGCGGTAAAAAATACCCTCAATTCGTATTCCACGTGTAAACCTTTCAATGAGCGTATCGGGAATATCCTGCGTTGTTTCAATTAGATACTCTTTTTCTATTTCTGCGGAAGGATGCTCAATACGGGCAGAAAAATCTCCGTCGTTGGTAAAAAGAATAGCGCCGCCCGAATACATGTCAAGCCTGCCGATATTATAGAGCCGTTCAGTATAAGCTTCTTTCAGCAAATCAGCGGCGGTTGCCCTTCCCATCTCGTCAGACAAAGAGCATACATAACCTACCGGCTTATTGAGCAGCACATAACGCTTTTCTTTTTCAAATTTAATCTGTTGATTATCAAAACATACAATATCGCTTGGTAAAACCTTGGTGCCGAGTTCGGTTACTTTAATCCCATTGACGCTCACCCTGCCGTCCAAGATAAGTTTTTCGCTTGCTCTTCTGGATGCAATCCCCGATTTTGCAAGATATACCTGTAATCGAATTTCTTTATCGGGCAAGTTCAAAACGCTCCTTTTCGGTTTCGTCAAGCTTTGGCAAATCCGCTATGCTGTTTAAACGAAAAACTTTTAAAAATTCCTTTGTAGTGCCGTACTGCACCGGTTTTCCCGGAACATCTTTTTTCCCTACTTCTTTGATAAGCTGCTTTTCAACTAAAAGCCGAATCATTGTATCTGCGGAAACGCCTCGAATAGCTTCAATTTCGCCGCGCGTTACCGGCTGAGAATAGGCTATGATCGAAAGAGTTTCCATTGCCGCACGAGAGAGTCTTGTTTCGTTTTTTTTGCCATAGCGATTTTTCAATACATCCCAGAATTCTTTTTTCGGCATAATAACCCAGCCGCCCATAAGTTGAACAATTTCTATTCCGCTTGAGGAGTCCGCATACAGTTCATGTAATTTTTCAAGGCAAAGTTTTACCACATCAATTGAAAGCCCCGAAATTTTACTTAAATTATTTTCATCTATCGGCTCACCCTCAAGATAGAGGATTGCCTCAATAAGAGCTGTTTCTTTTTCCATCTTATACTCCGTCATCGTCATTTCTCTTTTACAGTAATCTCAATAAGGATGCTCTCAAAATATCAATTTTTAGAGGGAACCCTTAAATTTATTTGCGATATTTCTTGTAAGGCAACCATACAATACCTTACAAAAAACTCGAGCAAAGCGTAGCACGCTTTTTAATCTGAAGGCGTATCTTTTTCTACACACTCACACTCTCTTTAAAAAAGAGTTTGAGTAAAAATAATTTTATAAACCTAAAAACTTGTTCGCAAAAGTTTTTTCTCTTTTAGGATATCAAATACATTATTTTCTCCGCAAAAATGTCCCGCACCTGCAAAAATAAAAGTAATTCCCGGTTGTGCCGTTACGTCAATGATTTTTTTTGCCCAGTCTTGATTTCGAGTATACAATAGCGCTTCAAGATACCTTGTGTATAAATCATTCGGAGCATCTTCAGGAAATAAAAGCTCTATCGACTGCACAAGAGTACCGAGCTCTTTTCTATCATCATGCACATATGCTTGCATAATTTTTTTCAGGTTTGCTTGAAAATCTTCCAAATCCTGACATTCTTTTATGGTTTCTTTTAGAAGATACAGCTGATCATCATAGGTACCGAATGACAGTAAATCAAGTTGCGTTTGCAAATCATCTAAGCCGAGTACTTTTCTGGTTCCGGCTCTTTTATAAAAAAATAAATCAAGTCCTTTTGCAGGATCAATTTTTGCATCGCTGAACAATTGCTGTTCTACGGCAGCCTTCATCACCCACGGTTCAAATCCGTTCAGCGCCTGTACATTTGCTGCGCCGAGTATTTTGTTTAATAGCACTGTTTCTTGAATGGAAAGATTACTCAGTAATTTTGGCTTACCCATGTTTTCTAGCATACCTTGCAGCATCATTTTTTGAAGACTGAGCGAAAGATTGTTTATATCTTCAGTGCTTAATTCCGCATAAATCCTTGTTGCCGAATCAAAAAGGTCAAGGATTGTTTCATCAAGCGGATAGATCTCTTCACTTCCTACATGAATTGTTCCTACAATAAATACGGAGCTGTTTTCGCTGCGTATTTCCCAGAGCATCCGTTCTTGTCTGACAATAAGTTCGGGGATTTTGTCAGATTTAACGCTTGCACAACTTGCAAAACATAGTATGCAAAATAAAAAAACAGTAAAACGCAGAGCTTTCATTTTTCCTCCGATTTGTTCACAATTATATAGATGAATGCCGAAACTGCGATATAAACGATATTCAAACAGAAAAACTCAAGGCTTATTCGCCTCTTGCCTTTCTGCTTATTTTATTCCAAATGCCGGAAAGTCCCATCGCTTTTTTTACAAGCTTCAAAGTTTCTTTTGCTTCTTCCCGCATACGCATCGTACCTTCATAAATTACCTGATCAACAAAGTTTTTCTGATTTTCGTATTTAGCACGGCGCTCCCGCATCGGCTCTAAAAAGGTATTGATGGCAACCGCAAGTTTATCCTTTACTTCAACATCGCCAACCTTGCCTTTTCGGTACCGGTCTTTTAAATCTTCGACTTCCGCGGTGTTTGGATTAAAAGCATCGTGATAAATAAACACCGGGTTCCCTTCAACCGTTCCGGGCACATCCGCACTCACCCTGTTCGGATCGGTATACATGCCGCGCACCTTTTTTTGCACAGTTTTTTCATCATCCGAAAGAAAAATTGCGTTTCCTATGCTTTTAGACATTTTCGCTTGCCCGTCTGTTCCAATCAGCGAGCCCATTTCGCTCACCATAACATCAGGTATGGGAAAAACATCTCCGTACAAAAAATTAAACCGTTTTGCAATTTCCCGTGTAAGTTCTACATGGCTTTCATTATCTTTTCCTACCGGCACAAGATGCGCACGCGGTAAAAGAATATCAGCCGCCTGCAATACCGGATAGCCTAAAAGACCGAAAGGAAGCTCGGAAAGATTCGCATTTTTTGCCATTTCCTTAATTGAAGGAACTCGCTGCAAACGCGGAACCGTTACAAGGTCGGTAAAAAACAACTGTAATTCGGTTACTTCCGGAACAGCTGACTGTAAATACACCAGAGACTTTTCCGGATCAATTCCGCAGGCAAGATAATCCAACACCATCTGCCTGACATTATCCCCTATTTGCTCAATATGTTCTTTTTCGGGCTTTGTGGTAAGCGTATGCAAATCCGCAATAATAAAAAAACACTCATATTCATCCTGTAAACGCACTCTATTGCGTATGGAGCCGACATAATGCCCCAAATGTAATTTTCCGGTCGGACGGTCACCCGTCAATATTCTTTTTTTCATCATGGTCAGAATAATAGCACGTAACAGCTTTCTTTGCAAGATTTTGCATAAAACTTACGAAACTTACGCACGAACAAAACTCTTACCCGCGAGTTTTAAACTTAATCAATGAGATAAAACCATATTAAAAAAACGTGCCGCATTTTTTTTCATCAAAAAAGAGAGCGACACGGCGCAACGGCGGGCAAACTTACCATACTGTTTAATGAATGGTAGTTCCTTAACCATCGGATTGCAATTGCCTTGATTTTATTTTCAGTTTTACACCTCTATTCTATGCTTAAAAAGCCATGCGGAAGCAAAAAAGAAGCTAATGCCAATTATCAATAGAAAAACAGATCCTATAATGGGAAGTTCTGCCGGATACCTATGGAGATAGGATTGCAATGTCGGATCAAAAAAATGTTGATTCACATACAAATAAGCCGAGACTTGCAAATTCAATTTTATTGTGAGCCAATTGCTGAACTCTTGTACCAAATACACAATAAATATAAAGATGATAAGGGCTAAGAATTCGGCAATTCTTCTTTTTTTAATAAAGGAACAGGTAAGGGCGCGCACAAAAATAATGATTGCCCCTAAGAAGCAAAAAATACATAGTCCGATAAAAAGACTTTTAAACAAGAAATCATAATTTAGTGCAAAAATATGCTTTATGCTTCTTGAAAGCATGTTGAAAAAACGCAACCTGCCGATTTTTTCGGTTACAGCTGTCCATGCACTAAAATACACTATGCCGCAAATACTTGCGGTAACAAAACACGCAATAAACTCTACAAGTCCTGCAAGCATTCTTCCCAATAAAATATGAGTCGAACGCACCGGAACGGTGAGCATGAGATAGCTTTCGTTGGTATATAAAAGATCTCGAATATGCCCGCTGCTACAAGTTACAAACATAACCGTAGGAATTACGGTAAGTGCCGCCACTGTGATAAAAGTCCATAAAGCGAATACGCCGCTAAAAGGTTCTTTCGCAGTGAACAAAATAAATATCGCTACCAGCGAAATGCCGAGCATAATACTGTTATAAAGAAATAATGCGTTCTTTCTTCGTCTTAATTCATACATAAAAATTCGTTTCATGGTGGAATACTCCTTTAAACATCGAAGATTTCAATATATAGTTGATAAATAGACTTTTCTCGACTTACGCGCAGTTGCTCCGCATCGCCTGATAAGACAATTTCACCTTCACTTAGAAAAATAACATCATTAAATACGTGTTCAATATCGGAAACCAAGTGTGTGCTGATAATAATTGCTGAATTTTCACTCCATGTTTTAATAATGGTTTTTATAATTTGCTCACGAGCAACCGGGTCGGTTCCCGCAAGCGGCTCATCAAGAATAAAAAGCCGGGCATTGCGGGAAAAGCTTAATGTTAAATTAAGCTTTTCAGTCATGCCTTTAGACATGGTTTTAACCGGCTGAGATTTTTCAAGTTTCATAAAATGAAGCATGTCCAACGCTTTGTTTTTATCAAAGTCTTCAAAGAAATCAGCATAAAAATTTATCGCATCAAGGGCGGTCATCCATGAATATAAGCAATTTTTATCCGCTAAAAATGAAACCATTTTTTTTGTTTCAAGTCCGAGCGGAATACCGCACACTTGTACACTACCCGAACTAGGTTTTAAAAGCCCGGCAATAATCTTTAAAAAGGTTGTTTTGCCCGATCCGTTTGGTCCTAAAAGTCCGAGTATTCTTCCGCTTTCTACTTGCATACTGATTCCATGCAATACCTGCTTAATAAGATAGGATTTTTTTAAATCCTCTGTTTGTAAAATTATACTCATTTTCAGTATTCCTTTAGCTTTGAGCTGATAATATCCATAATTTCTTTATCAGAAAATTCAAGGTTCCGTAGTCCTGTTATAAAGTTTTTTGCCAATTCCGCAATTTTTTCCTGTCGAAGCTTGTCTACAAGATGTTCATCATTAGAGACAAAACTGCCTCTTCCGCGCTGACTTTCTATGCAGCCGGCTGATACAAGCTCGGTATACACACGGTACATTGTATTCGGATTAACATCCATTTGTAACGCCATATCTTGCAGTGAAGGCATCTTTTCGCCCTGTTTTAATTTACCGGTTAAGATAGAAAGCTTTATCTTGTCCATTATTTGTAAGTAAATAGGATAATTCGGATCATAATCCATTTAAACCTCCTAAAAAAGCTTATTGTAATTTTTTTATAATAACACACCTTTTGTGTAGTTTTTACTTATAGTTTCCTATCTACCTATAATATTATTGCAAAGGGAAAAAAAAGTCAAGTATTTTTTTGATAAAAGCTTTGATATTATCGGGCATTTACACAAATCATCACATAAAAAACACTTCTAAAAATTGCTGTTATAAGGCTTTCTCTGTTTTTTTAAGAATACCTTAAGGCTTACATTGGCTTTGGCTGGTATAACGTTTTCTAATTAAGTTGCTGTCAGTAATCGGAGCATTGGCAATAATAGCGTGCGGATTTCAGCATTTCTATGGTAAATTGCTCACCGTTGGCGAACCAAAGGTAAAAGTTCCAAGGGTTCGCCTGTACGCAATTCCGAACGATGTTTTAAAGCATCAACGCAAAACTGTAAAATTGAAGCTTTAAAACTCGTTGGCAAAACGGAGGCAAATTATTAACGCTTTGCCCTATGGTAAGTTTACCCACCGTTGCTAAATTCCAAGCGATGTTTTGCCTGACACGTTATTGTAAACAGGCAAAACTCGTAGGCGAACCAAAGGTAAAATTCTAAGGGTTCGCCCGTACGCAATTCCGAACGATGTTTTAAAGCATCAACGCAAAACTGTAAAATTGAAGCTTTAAAACTCGTTGGCGAAGTAAAGAGAAAATGGCAAAACTTCGCCCTTGTGCCGTGTCGGACTCTTTTTTATAAAATTTTTTACGTTTTGGGTAAGATGTAGTAAAAAACGAATCGACTTATTAAAAAAACGTTATATTAGTTCTTAATGATAAAACCATTGATAAAAGTGGATTGAAAGCTTTGTAAAAGACAGGGAAAGGAGGCTGTCAAAGCGTGCCTCCCTCCCCTATTCGCGATTATAAAGAAATTTGAATAGCGGTTGTTTTTAATCAGTTTTTCTTTTTTGCAGGAGCTTTTTTTGCCAGCTTTTTCTTAGCTGCAGCATTATCTGAAAGGACAACTCGTTTAGGCGTAAGTTTTATGCCTGCTTTCTCCGCATTTTCAATTTCTGCCTGCGCAATTGAAAGCAAGGCTATCGGCACAGAGTAAGAAGAACATGAGACATAGTCCAACCCTGCATCCATGCAAAAGCGAATGTTTTCCGCGCGTGCACCATGTTCGCCGCAAAGTCCGAGATGAATATCGGGACGAGAAAGTTTTCCGCGTCTTATCGCGATTTCAATAAGCTCTCTGACACGTGTATCGAGGACCGCAAACGGATTTCCGTCAATAAGATCATACATGGTATAATCCGGCATAAAGCTGTTAAAGTCATCACGGGAAAGTCCCAAGGTTGTTTGGGAAAGATCATTTGTTCCGAAAGAGAAGAATTCAGCATAGCGGGCAATTTCATCAGCACTTAAGGCAGCCGCAGGAAGTTCAATCATTGTGCCTACTTTATAAGGAATTGTTTTTGCCTTTAACTCCGCTCGAATTTCTTCTTCAAGCGCACTAATGCCAAGATATGAATGTCCCTCAATTTTTTTACCGTATATGATTTGTTTCAGCTCTCGGGAATTCATTATCAGCGGGATCATTATTTCAGGATAAACCGTTATTTTCTCTTTTTGAAGCTTATATGCGGCTTCGAATATTGCGCGAATTTGCATTGCGTAAATCTCAGGATAAGAAATAGCAATACGGCAGCCTCGGTGTCCAAGCATCGGATTTATTTCCGAAAGCATTGTCATTTGATCTCGAAGCTGTTTTTTACTTACTTTTTCTTTTGTCTT contains these protein-coding regions:
- a CDS encoding GntR family transcriptional regulator translates to MDYDPNYPIYLQIMDKIKLSILTGKLKQGEKMPSLQDMALQMDVNPNTMYRVYTELVSAGCIESQRGRGSFVSNDEHLVDKLRQEKIAELAKNFITGLRNLEFSDKEIMDIISSKLKEY
- the trpS gene encoding tryptophan--tRNA ligase, encoding MMKKRILTGDRPTGKLHLGHYVGSIRNRVRLQDEYECFFIIADLHTLTTKPEKEHIEQIGDNVRQMVLDYLACGIDPEKSLVYLQSAVPEVTELQLFFTDLVTVPRLQRVPSIKEMAKNANLSELPFGLLGYPVLQAADILLPRAHLVPVGKDNESHVELTREIAKRFNFLYGDVFPIPDVMVSEMGSLIGTDGQAKMSKSIGNAIFLSDDEKTVQKKVRGMYTDPNRVSADVPGTVEGNPVFIYHDAFNPNTAEVEDLKDRYRKGKVGDVEVKDKLAVAINTFLEPMRERRAKYENQKNFVDQVIYEGTMRMREEAKETLKLVKKAMGLSGIWNKISRKARGE
- a CDS encoding TraB/GumN family protein, with the translated sequence MKALRFTVFLFCILCFASCASVKSDKIPELIVRQERMLWEIRSENSSVFIVGTIHVGSEEIYPLDETILDLFDSATRIYAELSTEDINNLSLSLQKMMLQGMLENMGKPKLLSNLSIQETVLLNKILGAANVQALNGFEPWVMKAAVEQQLFSDAKIDPAKGLDLFFYKRAGTRKVLGLDDLQTQLDLLSFGTYDDQLYLLKETIKECQDLEDFQANLKKIMQAYVHDDRKELGTLVQSIELLFPEDAPNDLYTRYLEALLYTRNQDWAKKIIDVTAQPGITFIFAGAGHFCGENNVFDILKEKKLLRTSF
- a CDS encoding ABC transporter ATP-binding protein; this translates as MSIILQTEDLKKSYLIKQVLHGISMQVESGRILGLLGPNGSGKTTFLKIIAGLLKPSSGSVQVCGIPLGLETKKMVSFLADKNCLYSWMTALDAINFYADFFEDFDKNKALDMLHFMKLEKSQPVKTMSKGMTEKLNLTLSFSRNARLFILDEPLAGTDPVAREQIIKTIIKTWSENSAIIISTHLVSDIEHVFNDVIFLSEGEIVLSGDAEQLRVSREKSIYQLYIEIFDV
- the rpmF gene encoding 50S ribosomal protein L32; amino-acid sequence: MAVPRAKTSKARTRRRRGINMRLTAPNLVECANCGNLIQSHRVCPKCGFYKGRQVVDPDTLN
- a CDS encoding pseudouridine synthase codes for the protein MPDKEIRLQVYLAKSGIASRRASEKLILDGRVSVNGIKVTELGTKVLPSDIVCFDNQQIKFEKEKRYVLLNKPVGYVCSLSDEMGRATAADLLKEAYTERLYNIGRLDMYSGGAILFTNDGDFSARIEHPSAEIEKEYLIETTQDIPDTLIERFTRGIRIEGIFYRCVSAKRQASRKASIVLIEGKNREIRKVFDFFKIPIKRLIRVRIGGIQLNGLKPGEFRNLTKEEIAELLHNNEA
- the scpB gene encoding SMC-Scp complex subunit ScpB, which codes for MEKETALIEAILYLEGEPIDENNLSKISGLSIDVVKLCLEKLHELYADSSSGIEIVQLMGGWVIMPKKEFWDVLKNRYGKKNETRLSRAAMETLSIIAYSQPVTRGEIEAIRGVSADTMIRLLVEKQLIKEVGKKDVPGKPVQYGTTKEFLKVFRLNSIADLPKLDETEKERFELAR
- the rnc gene encoding ribonuclease III, with protein sequence MFSCNNSLSPQRKTVLLNFQKKAGFKFKNLKLLNLAFHHRSFSHIHEASFQNNERLEFLGDSVLGLVTASCLYNLLSDCSEGELAKTKAVLVSEETLSDIALSLDVDKYIMLGRGEEMSGGRRKKAILADAMEAIIGALYLDSGFKVAEKFVLRIITPKIPLVRNENLHMDYKSALQELSQKKFQILPLYTVVKAQGPDHDRTFWVEVQIHTEKYGPATGKSKKEAAQAVAELAWNDLHKSEK
- the aphA gene encoding acid phosphatase AphA codes for the protein MKNYQKTKKLFILSCIIAFIFALPAVFSAGPKVPYTHDGFYSTDKIQKAVHFVSVEDIEKSLEGMKPINVSFDIDDTLLHSSGYFRYGQDYFQIPNDPRGKISYLFNQKFWDYVAEMGDEHSIPKQSAKDLIDMHLKRGDKIFFITGRTKHSAAKNYTSNKLSKTLKRFFDLPEEIFVEYTAGTPVKGFNYDKSYYIKKHKVSIHYGDSDDDILAAREVGIRAIRVQRAYNSTNSQKLNGGYGEEVLINSAW
- a CDS encoding IS5 family transposase; the encoded protein is MKQKGLFDEEDRLRVLSKLGDSLEKLNEKINWEIFKPLLKKALTKEPKGLGGRPAYDYVMMFKIIILQKLYNISDDQTEYQINDRLSFMRFLGLELKDKVPDAKTIWLFKEKLIEARVSKKLFEKFGKELAKNNLIGKEGTIIDATIVEAPIQHNSKDENEQIKNGKIPEQWQEKQNKAKLSQKDCDARWTKKHKRNYYGYKDHIKIDKKSKLILKATVTAANVHDSRELKNLVERKDERLYADSAYIGEEIEGILKAKGIEGQICERGARGKPLTKKQKIGNRKKSKIRARVEHVFGFMTNSMKGIYVRTIGLARATFSIIMMNLTYNLCRYCYLKK
- the acpP gene encoding acyl carrier protein, yielding MDELFIKIRKLIAEKLEIDEDKITMDSSFRQDLGADSLDTYELVYAIEEDMNIKIPDEKANEFETVKDAYEFIKSQVK